In candidate division KSB1 bacterium, the sequence AACGGTGTGAATCCATAATCTAAATGGTAGCGATTTATCTTTAACCCTAAGCCGCCCCCAAAAGCTTGCTGGGAAAGACCGGTTTGGTAACCAACCCGGACCGCCAGCCGATCTTTGAATTGCAGTTCGACGCCAAAACCTCCTCTAAAATCCGTTTCAATGACTTTTACTCCGTCTGCAGTTAATAAAACAGTACCGCTAATTTCATCTAAAGCAAGTAAATAAGAAACTCCCAGGCGGACTGTTTTCGGTAAATTGATAGACACTGCACGAAGTTTATTCATTGAGCCCAAATTTTGGGCAACGACGGCAAGTCTTAACGAATTAGAAAACGGTTGAAAAATCAACCCGAAGTCAAAAGCGTATCCGGCAGCGCTTTCGATAAATATTTTCTCATAAAGATATTTTACCGTTAAACCCGCTTTTAGAGATGAGTTGATCGAAGTAGCGTAAGAAAATCCTAATGCAATATCGTTGGCCTCAAC encodes:
- a CDS encoding PorV/PorQ family protein, which codes for MAQTGNAGATGLAFLKLGVGARAGGLGGAFSAVSDDATATFWNPAGLTYSHRAQVAFTHTEWVQDITNEFLAFIFPAFRGTIGLSVYANNVGGIERRINPSDEPIGTVEANDIALGFSYATSINSSLKAGLTVKYLYEKIFIESAAGYAFDFGLIFQPFSNSLRLAVVAQNLGSMNKLRAVSINLPKTVRLGVSYLLALDEISGTVLLTADGVKVIETDFRGGFGVELQFKDRLAVRVGYQTGLSQQAFGGGLGLKINRYHLDYGFTPFDSNFGDTHRFSFAIVL